The following proteins are encoded in a genomic region of Nocardioides sp. cx-173:
- the hemG gene encoding protoporphyrinogen oxidase: MGSRVVVVGAGVAGLTAAHDLTGAGHDVLVLEAAPRTGGKILRHEVAGVMVDVGAEAMLNRRPEGVGLARALGLEVVHPALASSRIWTRGALRPLPRSLMGVPLDLEQLAASGVLSEAGLARVRQEPSLPPERIEGDLSVGDLVAHRFGDEVTDRLVEPLLGGVYAGHARLLSARASVPQLVAFAERGSLLEQAAAIPTTYDLPVFAGLPGGMGGLTEALSARLDVRTGSTVRSLERDRRGFVLGVGPTTATERVRADAVVLATPAAPTARLLAGVAPVAAAELGDVEYASMAVVTLAFRAADVAALEESGSSGFLVPPIDGRRIKAATFSFAKWDWVRSAGAAAGVVHLRTSLGRHGEVAALQASDEELVAVSLADLADATGLDARPVDTHVQRWGGGLPQYAVGHLDRVARIRADVAGVPGLAVCGAAYDGVGIAAVVASAHRAAAEAVRGDGTMDS; this comes from the coding sequence GTGGGCAGCCGGGTCGTCGTCGTCGGGGCCGGTGTCGCCGGCCTCACCGCCGCCCACGACCTGACCGGCGCCGGGCACGACGTGCTGGTGCTCGAGGCCGCCCCGCGCACCGGCGGCAAGATCCTGCGCCACGAGGTCGCCGGAGTCATGGTCGACGTCGGCGCCGAGGCGATGCTCAACCGCCGCCCCGAGGGGGTCGGCCTCGCCCGCGCCCTCGGGCTGGAGGTCGTCCACCCGGCGCTCGCGTCGTCCCGGATCTGGACCCGCGGGGCGCTGCGCCCGCTGCCGCGCTCGCTGATGGGCGTCCCGCTCGACCTGGAGCAGCTCGCCGCGTCCGGCGTGCTGTCGGAGGCGGGGCTGGCGCGGGTGCGCCAGGAGCCGTCGCTGCCGCCCGAGCGGATCGAGGGCGACCTCTCGGTCGGCGACCTGGTGGCCCACCGCTTCGGCGACGAGGTGACCGACCGCCTGGTGGAGCCGCTGCTCGGCGGCGTCTACGCCGGTCACGCGCGGCTGCTCTCGGCGCGCGCGTCGGTCCCGCAGCTCGTCGCCTTCGCGGAGCGCGGGTCGCTGCTGGAGCAGGCCGCGGCCATCCCCACGACGTACGACCTGCCGGTCTTCGCGGGCCTGCCCGGCGGGATGGGCGGGCTCACCGAGGCGCTCAGCGCGCGGCTCGACGTGCGCACCGGCTCGACCGTCCGGTCGCTGGAGCGCGACCGACGCGGCTTCGTGCTGGGCGTCGGTCCGACCACGGCGACCGAGCGCGTGCGCGCCGACGCGGTCGTGCTTGCCACGCCCGCGGCCCCGACCGCGCGGCTGCTCGCCGGCGTGGCGCCGGTGGCCGCCGCCGAGCTCGGCGACGTGGAGTACGCCTCGATGGCGGTCGTGACCCTGGCGTTCCGGGCGGCGGACGTCGCGGCGCTGGAGGAGAGCGGCTCGTCCGGCTTCCTGGTGCCGCCGATCGACGGTCGGCGGATCAAGGCGGCGACGTTCTCCTTCGCCAAGTGGGACTGGGTGCGCTCCGCGGGCGCCGCCGCCGGGGTCGTGCACCTGCGCACCTCGCTGGGTCGCCACGGCGAGGTGGCCGCCCTGCAGGCCTCCGACGAGGAGCTCGTGGCCGTCTCGCTCGCCGACCTGGCCGACGCCACTGGCCTGGACGCGAGGCCGGTCGACACCCACGTCCAGCGGTGGGGCGGCGGGCTGCCGCAGTACGCCGTGGGGCACCTCGACCGGGTGGCCCGCATCCGTGCCGACGTCGCCGGGGTGCCCGGCCTGGCGGTGTGCGGTGCGGCGTACGACGGCGTGGGGATCGCGGCCGTCGTGGCCTCCGCGCACCGGGCCGCTGCCGAGGCCGTGCGCGGCGACGGCACAATGGACTCATGA
- a CDS encoding LLM class flavin-dependent oxidoreductase: MSKLRFHWFLPTNGGDGRQVVGGGHGVEASASGRPASVPYLGQIARSAEQLGFEAALTPTGAWCEDAWVSTAMLSSVSERLKFLVAFRPGLTAPFLAAQMAGSFQNLSGGRLLLNVVTGGESHEQRMFGDFLDKEGRYERCDEFLTIVRRLWAGETVTYEGRHLSVEDATLTQIPDPLPEIYFGGSSPAAGDVAAKHADVYLTWGEPPEAVAEKVAWIRKLAAEEGRELRFGIRLHTIARDTSEAAWAEADRLLAGIDEEQIAKVQAGLKRSESEGQRRMLELNQGSKDGLEIYPNLWAGVGLVRGGAGTAMVGSHTEVADLIEKYAEVGISEFVLSGYPHLEESYAFGEGVLPELARRGRWEHPAPVAAAASVPFGASAGARAAS; this comes from the coding sequence ATGAGCAAGCTGAGGTTCCACTGGTTCCTGCCCACCAACGGCGGTGACGGCCGTCAGGTCGTGGGCGGCGGCCACGGCGTGGAAGCCAGCGCGTCGGGTCGTCCCGCGTCGGTGCCCTACCTCGGCCAGATCGCGCGCAGCGCCGAGCAGCTCGGCTTCGAGGCGGCCCTCACGCCGACCGGCGCGTGGTGCGAGGACGCCTGGGTCTCGACCGCGATGCTCAGCTCGGTCTCGGAGCGGCTGAAGTTCCTGGTCGCGTTCCGCCCGGGCCTCACCGCGCCGTTCCTGGCCGCGCAGATGGCCGGGTCGTTCCAGAACCTCTCCGGCGGGCGGCTGCTGCTCAACGTCGTCACCGGCGGCGAGAGCCATGAGCAGCGGATGTTCGGCGACTTCCTGGACAAGGAGGGCCGCTACGAGCGCTGCGACGAGTTCCTCACCATCGTGCGCCGGCTGTGGGCCGGCGAGACCGTCACCTACGAGGGCCGGCATCTCTCCGTGGAGGACGCCACCCTGACCCAGATCCCCGACCCGCTGCCCGAGATCTACTTCGGCGGCTCGTCGCCCGCGGCCGGAGACGTCGCGGCGAAGCACGCCGACGTCTACCTCACCTGGGGCGAGCCGCCCGAGGCCGTCGCCGAGAAGGTCGCGTGGATCCGCAAGCTGGCCGCCGAGGAGGGGCGTGAGCTCCGCTTCGGCATCCGCCTGCACACGATCGCCCGCGACACCTCCGAGGCCGCCTGGGCCGAGGCGGACCGACTGCTCGCCGGCATCGACGAGGAGCAGATCGCCAAGGTCCAGGCCGGGCTCAAGCGGAGCGAGTCGGAGGGCCAGCGCCGGATGCTCGAGCTCAACCAGGGCTCCAAGGACGGCCTCGAGATCTACCCCAACCTGTGGGCCGGCGTCGGCCTGGTCCGCGGGGGTGCCGGCACCGCGATGGTCGGCAGCCACACCGAGGTCGCCGACCTGATCGAGAAGTACGCCGAGGTCGGGATCAGCGAGTTCGTGCTGTCGGGCTACCCGCACCTGGAGGAGTCCTACGCCTTCGGCGAGGGCGTGCTGCCGGAGCTGGCGCGGCGCGGCCGGTGGGAGCACCCCGCCCCGGTCGCCGCTGCCGCGTCCGTGCCGTTCGGTGCCTCCGCCGGCGCGAGGGCGGCTTCGTGA
- a CDS encoding NYN domain-containing protein, which yields MPSETSRLAVLIDADNTSPKHAGAVLREVARYGLPTVKRAYGDWTTQNLVGWKNTLPQHAIQPVQQFANTSGKNSTDSAMIIDAMDLLYAGHLDGFAIVSSDSDFTRLATRLRESGLTVYGLGARKTPASLVAACDRFIYLELLDADTKEEQQAEEADVESPARRPDLRRILVAAIDSTSHDDGWASLGAVGSYISANNPSFDARDYGSPRLGALLSAQDYLEVDLSATGQARVRLKAPTKAPAKKATARKRAAKKG from the coding sequence GTGCCCTCCGAGACCAGCCGCCTTGCCGTCCTGATCGACGCCGACAACACGTCCCCGAAGCACGCGGGGGCGGTGCTGCGGGAGGTGGCCCGCTACGGACTGCCCACGGTCAAGCGCGCCTACGGCGACTGGACGACGCAGAACCTCGTGGGCTGGAAGAACACGCTCCCCCAGCACGCCATCCAGCCGGTGCAGCAGTTCGCCAACACCTCAGGCAAGAACTCCACCGACTCCGCGATGATCATCGACGCGATGGACCTGCTCTACGCCGGCCACCTGGACGGCTTCGCGATCGTGTCGAGCGACAGCGACTTCACCCGCCTGGCCACGCGGCTGCGGGAGTCCGGCCTGACCGTCTACGGCCTGGGCGCCCGCAAGACGCCCGCCTCCCTGGTCGCCGCGTGCGACCGGTTCATCTACCTCGAGCTGCTCGACGCCGACACCAAGGAGGAGCAGCAGGCCGAGGAGGCGGACGTCGAGTCGCCGGCGCGCCGGCCGGACCTGCGCCGGATCCTGGTGGCCGCGATCGACAGCACCTCGCACGACGACGGCTGGGCCTCGCTCGGCGCCGTCGGCAGCTACATCAGCGCGAACAACCCCTCCTTCGACGCCCGCGACTACGGCTCGCCGCGGCTCGGCGCCCTGCTCAGCGCCCAGGACTACCTCGAGGTCGACCTCTCCGCCACGGGCCAGGCCCGCGTCCGACTCAAGGCGCCCACGAAGGCGCCCGCGAAGAAGGCCACCGCCCGCAAGCGTGCGGCGAAGAAGGGCTAG
- a CDS encoding NAD(P)H-dependent oxidoreductase: MSGRVAVVVGNPRPASRTLDAATYLATELSGQAPDLVVDLAPLGAGLLDWGDGDVNDLVSRVSQSDLVVVASPTYKATYTGLLKLFLDRFAPQRGTGLRGIAVPLMLGAGRGHALAPELTLRPVLAEIGAPVSLRGLYVLDSAYDDPTAYAEWLATARPVARALLESAAGARA, encoded by the coding sequence GTGAGCGGCCGCGTCGCGGTCGTCGTCGGCAACCCCAGGCCCGCGTCGCGCACGCTGGACGCCGCCACCTACCTGGCCACCGAGCTGAGCGGCCAGGCGCCCGACCTCGTCGTCGACCTGGCGCCCCTCGGCGCCGGGCTGCTGGACTGGGGCGACGGGGACGTCAACGACCTGGTGAGCAGGGTCAGCCAGAGCGACCTCGTGGTGGTCGCCAGCCCCACCTACAAGGCCACCTACACCGGCCTGCTCAAGCTGTTCCTCGACCGCTTCGCCCCCCAGCGCGGCACCGGCCTGCGCGGGATCGCCGTACCGCTGATGCTGGGGGCGGGGCGCGGTCACGCCCTGGCCCCGGAGCTCACGCTGCGCCCGGTGCTCGCCGAGATCGGCGCGCCGGTGTCCCTGCGCGGGCTGTACGTGCTCGACAGCGCCTACGACGACCCGACGGCGTACGCCGAGTGGCTGGCCACCGCGCGTCCGGTGGCCCGGGCCCTCCTCGAGTCCGCTGCGGGAGCCCGCGCATGA
- the hemE gene encoding uroporphyrinogen decarboxylase: MVPPPRHPGLADSAFLKAARGEPVPHTPVWFMRQAGRSLPEYLKLREGVGMLESCMRPELTVEITLQPVRRYGVDAAIFFSDIVLPLKAVGVDLDIKPGVGPVVAHPVRTLEDVAAIPDLTPEHVPFITESVRALASELGATPLIGFAGAPFTVASYLVEGGPSKEHAKTKAMMFGAPEVWDALMRKISQISAAYLEVQVAAGASAIQLFDSWAGALTPVDYEAQVMPHSARVLARAGELGVPRIHFGVNTASLLGLMGEAGADVVGVDWRTPLGSAIPAVGDRAVQGNLDPTLVFAPTDLMTARAADVIEAGRAARGHIFNLGHGVIPSTDPDQLKRLTDFVQSYPL; encoded by the coding sequence ATGGTCCCGCCTCCCCGTCACCCAGGGCTCGCCGACAGCGCCTTCCTCAAGGCCGCCCGCGGCGAGCCGGTGCCGCACACGCCGGTGTGGTTCATGCGCCAGGCCGGGCGCTCGCTGCCGGAGTACCTCAAGCTGCGCGAGGGCGTCGGCATGCTCGAGTCGTGCATGCGCCCGGAGCTGACCGTCGAGATCACCCTGCAGCCCGTCCGCCGCTACGGCGTCGACGCCGCGATCTTCTTCTCCGACATCGTCCTGCCGCTCAAGGCGGTCGGCGTCGACCTGGACATCAAGCCCGGCGTCGGGCCCGTCGTGGCCCACCCCGTCCGCACGCTCGAGGACGTGGCGGCGATCCCGGACCTCACCCCCGAGCACGTCCCGTTCATCACCGAGTCGGTCCGGGCGCTGGCCTCCGAGCTGGGGGCCACCCCGCTGATCGGGTTCGCGGGCGCGCCGTTCACCGTGGCGTCGTACCTCGTCGAGGGCGGGCCGTCCAAGGAGCACGCCAAGACCAAGGCGATGATGTTCGGCGCGCCGGAGGTCTGGGACGCGCTCATGCGCAAGATCTCGCAGATCTCCGCCGCCTACCTCGAGGTCCAGGTCGCGGCCGGCGCCTCCGCCATCCAGCTGTTCGACTCGTGGGCCGGCGCGCTCACCCCGGTCGACTACGAGGCGCAGGTGATGCCGCACTCCGCACGGGTCCTGGCCCGCGCCGGCGAGCTCGGCGTGCCGCGCATCCACTTCGGTGTCAACACCGCCAGCCTGCTCGGGCTCATGGGCGAGGCCGGCGCCGACGTCGTCGGCGTCGACTGGCGTACGCCGCTCGGCTCCGCGATCCCCGCTGTCGGCGACCGCGCCGTCCAGGGCAACCTCGATCCCACGCTGGTGTTCGCGCCCACGGACCTGATGACCGCTCGGGCCGCCGACGTGATCGAGGCGGGCCGCGCCGCCCGCGGGCACATCTTCAACCTCGGGCACGGCGTCATCCCCTCCACCGACCCCGACCAGCTCAAGAGGCTGACGGACTTCGTCCAGTCCTACCCCCTCTAG
- a CDS encoding fatty acid desaturase family protein, giving the protein MAIADVKEYTHLTEDEVEQLGRELDAIRADIEESRSADDAAYINRLIKLQRGLAAAGRVTLMAGTQSRRTRVPAAVLGGSMLGLAKILENMEIGHNIMHGQWDWMNDPEIHSSNWEWDTAQPAEQWKHSHNYVHHQFTNVLGHDNDIGYGIMRMAREQKWHPYYLGQPVYNALLASLFQWGVALHDLDLERIRKGEKDPKEMKRQLRQIARKGRNQILKDYIVYPALSGRQWKTTLVANASANLARNLWSYMIIFCGHFPDGALHFTEEELEDETRAEWYLRQMLGSANFEGGRTLHVLSGSLGYQIEHHLFPDLPSNRYPEIAVKVRALCDKYDIPYTTGPLHRQYGQALRTIMKLSLPNHMTSSDDPAPPERRDTAEEPPRDRKRRSDSERQPRRRELGSYARSPREREHD; this is encoded by the coding sequence ATGGCCATCGCCGACGTCAAGGAGTACACCCACCTCACCGAGGACGAGGTCGAGCAGCTGGGACGCGAGCTCGACGCGATCCGCGCCGACATCGAGGAGTCGCGCAGCGCCGATGACGCGGCGTACATCAACCGCCTGATCAAGCTCCAGCGCGGGCTCGCCGCCGCCGGCCGGGTGACGCTGATGGCGGGCACCCAGTCGCGCCGTACGCGTGTGCCGGCGGCCGTGCTGGGCGGCAGCATGCTGGGCCTGGCCAAGATCCTGGAGAACATGGAGATCGGCCACAACATCATGCACGGCCAGTGGGACTGGATGAACGACCCGGAGATCCACTCCAGCAACTGGGAGTGGGACACCGCCCAGCCGGCCGAGCAGTGGAAGCACTCGCACAACTACGTGCACCACCAGTTCACCAACGTGCTGGGCCATGACAACGACATCGGCTACGGCATCATGCGGATGGCGCGCGAGCAGAAGTGGCACCCCTACTACCTCGGGCAGCCGGTCTACAACGCGCTGCTGGCCTCGCTCTTCCAGTGGGGCGTCGCGCTCCACGACCTGGACCTGGAGCGGATCCGCAAGGGCGAGAAGGACCCGAAGGAGATGAAGCGGCAGCTGCGCCAGATCGCGCGCAAGGGCCGCAACCAGATCCTCAAGGACTACATCGTCTACCCCGCACTGTCGGGTCGGCAGTGGAAGACCACGCTGGTGGCTAACGCCAGCGCCAACCTGGCGCGCAACCTGTGGTCCTACATGATCATCTTCTGCGGGCACTTCCCCGACGGGGCGCTGCACTTCACCGAGGAGGAGCTCGAGGACGAGACCCGCGCGGAGTGGTACCTGCGCCAGATGCTCGGCTCGGCCAACTTCGAGGGCGGCCGCACGCTGCACGTGCTCAGCGGCAGCCTCGGCTACCAGATCGAGCACCACCTGTTCCCCGACCTGCCCAGCAACCGCTACCCCGAGATCGCGGTCAAGGTGCGGGCGCTGTGCGACAAGTACGACATCCCGTACACGACCGGCCCGCTGCACCGCCAGTACGGCCAGGCGCTGCGCACGATCATGAAGCTGTCGCTGCCCAACCACATGACCAGCTCCGACGACCCGGCCCCGCCGGAGCGCCGCGACACCGCCGAGGAGCCGCCGCGCGACCGCAAGCGGCGCTCGGACTCCGAGCGCCAGCCGCGGCGTCGCGAGCTCGGCTCCTACGCGCGCAGCCCCCGCGAGCGGGAGCACGACTGA
- the msrB gene encoding peptide-methionine (R)-S-oxide reductase MsrB, with protein sequence MSYQVEKTDEQWREELSPEEYAVLRKAATERAFTGEYTDTETTGIYRCKACQAKLFESDTKFHSGCGWPSFYQPISDTIEYLEDDSAGMRRVEVRCANCGSHLGHVFPDGYGTPTGDRYCINSISLTLEPVDPKTD encoded by the coding sequence ATGAGCTATCAGGTGGAGAAGACCGACGAGCAGTGGCGCGAGGAGCTCTCGCCCGAGGAGTACGCCGTCCTGCGCAAGGCGGCCACGGAGCGCGCGTTCACCGGGGAGTACACCGACACCGAGACCACCGGCATCTACCGCTGCAAGGCGTGCCAGGCCAAGCTCTTCGAGTCCGACACCAAGTTCCACTCCGGCTGCGGCTGGCCGAGCTTCTACCAGCCGATCAGCGACACGATCGAGTACCTCGAGGACGACTCCGCCGGCATGAGGCGGGTCGAGGTCCGCTGCGCCAACTGCGGCTCGCACCTGGGACACGTGTTCCCCGACGGCTACGGCACGCCCACCGGCGACCGCTACTGCATCAACTCGATCTCGCTGACCCTCGAGCCGGTCGACCCCAAGACCGACTGA
- a CDS encoding DUF4349 domain-containing protein — MTHAATGLRRRLTTAALAVLLVTTVAACSSGSGESRDSGGGDAASSEAEAPARGADADRPDGLSALDDSTGRNVATGPADVADVADERKLISQGNVQLRSEDVEQALFDVQQVVDTVAGEVVQKDTATGEAGAATRARLVLRVPSARFDEAMAGLEDAADLVTSSSNVQDVTTKVLDVDIRVRVQRRSIQRIEVLLDQAESIRDIVAVERQLSTRQADLASLERQQAYLADQTAQATITLSIERTKAPADKAEEKEDREGFVAGLDSGWTGFKNVTVALATALGAALPFLLVLALLAWPARLLVRRLARRRTSPVVEA; from the coding sequence ATGACCCACGCCGCCACCGGCCTTCGCCGTCGCCTCACCACGGCCGCACTCGCGGTCCTGCTCGTCACCACGGTCGCCGCCTGCTCGTCCGGGTCGGGCGAGTCGCGCGACTCGGGCGGCGGCGACGCCGCCTCGTCCGAGGCCGAGGCTCCCGCAAGGGGCGCCGACGCCGACCGGCCCGACGGCCTGTCCGCGCTCGACGACTCCACCGGCCGCAACGTCGCAACCGGCCCGGCCGACGTGGCCGACGTCGCCGACGAGCGCAAGCTGATCTCGCAGGGCAACGTGCAGCTGCGCTCGGAGGACGTCGAGCAGGCGCTCTTCGACGTGCAGCAGGTGGTGGACACCGTCGCCGGCGAGGTCGTGCAGAAGGACACCGCCACCGGGGAGGCCGGAGCGGCCACGCGGGCGCGGCTGGTCCTCCGGGTGCCCTCCGCACGCTTCGACGAGGCGATGGCGGGCCTGGAGGACGCCGCCGACCTGGTCACCTCGAGCAGCAACGTCCAGGACGTCACGACGAAGGTGCTCGACGTCGACATCCGGGTGCGGGTGCAGCGGCGCAGCATCCAGCGGATCGAGGTGCTGCTGGACCAGGCTGAGAGCATCCGCGACATCGTGGCCGTCGAGCGGCAGCTGTCCACCCGCCAGGCCGACCTGGCCTCGCTGGAGCGCCAGCAGGCCTACCTCGCCGACCAGACCGCCCAGGCCACGATCACGCTCTCGATCGAGCGGACCAAGGCGCCAGCGGACAAGGCGGAGGAGAAGGAGGACCGCGAGGGCTTCGTGGCCGGTCTCGACAGCGGCTGGACCGGCTTCAAGAACGTCACGGTGGCCCTGGCGACGGCGCTGGGCGCGGCGCTGCCGTTCCTGCTGGTGCTGGCGCTGCTCGCCTGGCCCGCGCGGCTCCTGGTCCGGCGGCTGGCGCGCCGGCGTACCTCCCCGGTGGTCGAGGCCTGA
- a CDS encoding DUF3000 domain-containing protein: MVVRQETRSGSGADASPPEFQEAVATMRAATLRPEIFCEEMPAPQRIAPYAAALSADVTVEGTDVGTGRIILLHDPAGNDAWEGTFRCVAYARAEIELDMITDPLLADVGWTWLTEALSSHGAAYTAVSGTVTRVATESFGGMSDEEGAAQLEIRASWTPLARPGAGLDVGPHVEAWGELLCTAVGLPPVPEGVTVMPGRRGQRGTGR; the protein is encoded by the coding sequence ATGGTGGTCCGTCAGGAGACTCGGTCGGGCTCCGGAGCCGACGCGAGCCCTCCGGAGTTCCAGGAGGCGGTTGCGACGATGCGCGCGGCCACGCTGCGCCCGGAGATCTTCTGCGAGGAGATGCCGGCCCCCCAGCGCATCGCGCCGTACGCCGCCGCGCTGTCCGCCGACGTGACCGTCGAGGGGACCGACGTGGGCACCGGGCGGATCATCCTGCTCCACGACCCCGCCGGCAACGACGCCTGGGAGGGCACCTTCCGCTGCGTGGCCTACGCCCGCGCGGAGATCGAGCTGGACATGATCACCGACCCGCTCCTGGCCGACGTCGGCTGGACCTGGCTCACCGAGGCGCTGTCGTCCCACGGCGCGGCCTACACGGCCGTCTCCGGCACCGTCACGCGCGTCGCCACCGAGAGCTTCGGCGGCATGTCGGACGAGGAGGGTGCCGCTCAGCTCGAGATCCGCGCCTCGTGGACCCCGCTCGCCCGGCCGGGCGCGGGGCTCGACGTCGGCCCGCACGTCGAGGCCTGGGGCGAGCTGCTCTGCACCGCGGTGGGGCTGCCGCCCGTCCCCGAGGGCGTGACGGTCATGCCCGGGCGCCGCGGGCAGCGGGGCACCGGCCGCTGA
- a CDS encoding ferredoxin reductase, producing MTTIPWERVRKAGSKLTTPLHPDDYLSLLNPLWSSRELRGRVEEVIPETDDAATLVIRPGWGWHYEHRPGQYVGIGVQVEGRFQWRSYSVSSPPRRRGRTISITVRAMPEGKLSSHLVSGLAPGTIVRLAKPEGDFVMPDPPPDKALFLVGGSGITPVMAMLRTLDRRDTMPDVVLHYSSTTAERMIFRDELTALADKHPSFTFHQLHTDVDGILDLAELDRVCDDWHHRETWACGPGPMLDATTEHWESAGLEDRLHVERFSLELGGEGGEGGTISFRNSGKSVDADGATTILEAGEEAGVGMPYGCRMGICHTCTVTLVSGTIRDLRSGDEFGQPNEPVQTCVTAAVGDCTLDI from the coding sequence GTGACCACGATCCCCTGGGAGCGCGTGCGGAAGGCCGGGTCGAAGCTGACCACGCCGCTGCACCCCGACGACTACCTCTCCCTGCTCAACCCGCTGTGGAGCTCCCGCGAGCTCCGGGGGCGGGTCGAGGAGGTCATCCCGGAGACCGACGACGCCGCCACGCTCGTGATCCGCCCCGGCTGGGGCTGGCACTACGAGCACCGTCCCGGGCAGTACGTCGGCATCGGCGTGCAGGTCGAGGGCCGGTTCCAGTGGCGCTCGTACTCGGTGAGCTCCCCGCCCAGGCGGCGGGGGCGCACGATCTCGATCACGGTGCGGGCGATGCCCGAGGGCAAGCTGTCCTCGCACCTGGTCTCCGGGCTGGCGCCGGGCACCATCGTGCGGCTGGCCAAGCCCGAGGGCGACTTCGTGATGCCGGACCCGCCGCCGGACAAGGCGCTCTTCCTGGTCGGCGGCAGCGGCATCACGCCGGTGATGGCGATGCTGCGCACGCTCGACCGGCGCGACACGATGCCCGACGTCGTCCTGCACTACTCCTCGACGACCGCGGAGCGGATGATCTTCCGCGACGAGCTGACCGCCCTGGCCGACAAGCACCCGTCGTTCACCTTCCACCAGCTGCACACCGACGTCGACGGGATCCTGGACCTCGCCGAGCTGGACCGGGTGTGCGACGACTGGCATCACCGCGAGACCTGGGCCTGCGGCCCGGGCCCCATGCTCGACGCCACCACCGAGCACTGGGAGTCCGCGGGCCTCGAGGACCGCCTGCACGTGGAGCGCTTCTCCCTCGAGCTCGGCGGCGAGGGCGGCGAGGGCGGGACGATCAGCTTCCGCAACTCCGGCAAGTCCGTCGACGCCGACGGCGCCACGACCATCCTCGAGGCCGGCGAGGAGGCCGGGGTCGGGATGCCCTACGGCTGCCGCATGGGCATCTGCCACACCTGCACGGTCACCCTCGTCTCCGGCACCATCCGCGACCTGCGCAGCGGAGACGAGTTCGGCCAGCCCAACGAGCCCGTCCAGACCTGCGTCACCGCCGCCGTGGGTGACTGCACGCTCGACATCTGA
- a CDS encoding flavin reductase family protein: MSVSPLSTNQDLDPQRLREAFGIFPSGVVAVAAEVDGRRIGLAASSFTSVSLDPPLVSFSIANTSKTWPDLRRAEHVGVTILAAHHGDVCRQLAGPVDQRFDGIDVTATEDGALTLDEGLARFDCTIHREVEAGDHTIVLLELHAVEHADTSLPLLFHRSGFGQMAKPA, from the coding sequence ATGAGCGTGAGCCCGCTCTCGACCAACCAGGACCTCGACCCGCAGCGGCTGCGCGAGGCGTTCGGGATCTTCCCCAGCGGCGTCGTGGCCGTGGCCGCGGAGGTCGACGGCCGGCGCATCGGCCTGGCGGCGAGCTCGTTCACCTCGGTGAGCCTGGACCCGCCCCTGGTGTCGTTCTCCATCGCCAACACCTCGAAGACCTGGCCGGACCTGCGCCGCGCCGAGCACGTCGGGGTGACGATCCTGGCCGCCCACCACGGCGACGTCTGCCGCCAGCTCGCGGGACCCGTCGACCAGCGCTTCGACGGCATCGACGTCACCGCCACCGAGGACGGCGCGCTCACCCTCGACGAGGGCCTGGCCCGCTTCGACTGCACCATCCACCGCGAGGTGGAGGCCGGCGACCACACGATCGTGCTGCTGGAGCTGCACGCCGTGGAGCACGCCGACACCTCGCTCCCGCTGCTGTTCCACCGCAGCGGCTTCGGACAGATGGCCAAGCCGGCCTGA
- the hemQ gene encoding hydrogen peroxide-dependent heme synthase, with protein MSETQSKAARVREINDSIRYTMWSVFKLETVLGDDADRAAIGAEAEKLFAELAEADVIVRGVYDVSGLRADADLMLWVHATTSEELQLAYHRFRRTELGRRLAPVWSQMALHRPAEFNKSHVPAFLNDEEPKRHICVYPFVRSYEWYLLDDDERRRMLAEHGKMARDYADVRANTVASFALGDYEWMLAFEADELYRIVDLMRHLRGSDARRHVREEVPFYTGSLTPVAELVERLP; from the coding sequence ATGAGCGAGACGCAGTCCAAGGCCGCCCGGGTCCGCGAGATCAACGACTCCATCCGCTACACGATGTGGTCGGTGTTCAAGCTCGAGACCGTCCTCGGCGACGACGCCGACCGTGCCGCCATCGGGGCCGAGGCGGAGAAGCTCTTCGCCGAGCTCGCCGAGGCCGACGTCATCGTGCGCGGCGTCTACGACGTCAGCGGCCTGCGCGCCGACGCGGACCTGATGCTGTGGGTCCACGCGACCACCAGCGAGGAGCTGCAGCTGGCCTACCACCGCTTCCGCCGCACCGAGCTGGGGCGCCGCCTCGCGCCGGTCTGGTCGCAGATGGCGCTGCACCGCCCCGCGGAGTTCAACAAGAGCCACGTGCCGGCGTTCCTCAACGACGAGGAGCCCAAGCGGCACATCTGCGTCTACCCGTTCGTGCGCTCCTACGAGTGGTACCTGCTCGACGACGACGAGCGCCGCCGGATGCTCGCCGAGCACGGCAAGATGGCCCGCGACTACGCCGACGTCCGCGCCAACACCGTGGCCAGCTTCGCGCTCGGCGACTACGAGTGGATGCTGGCCTTCGAGGCCGACGAGCTCTACCGGATCGTGGACCTGATGCGCCACCTGCGCGGCTCCGACGCCCGCCGCCACGTGCGCGAGGAGGTGCCGTTCTACACCGGCTCCCTGACCCCCGTCGCCGAGCTCGTGGAGCGCCTCCCCTGA